From Solea solea chromosome 20, fSolSol10.1, whole genome shotgun sequence, one genomic window encodes:
- the LOC131447010 gene encoding mucin-2-like — protein MLGPKYTTVEPSAPASTIHMSQSDTTANAEPSPESATIKEAGSVLDLTTFGHDLETVAEPGLAPESTTTGPESETTIEATPKPELLTIAQTAPGLELETTNEITPMPDSTVPGLNSEMAHKAVSAPDTTSLRPDLETKEEPATAPDSQVPVLETQTTEAPSAPDSTIPVPESDTNKEPYFPDSTIPVSVSDITDTPSAPGSTMPVPEYTTTQPSAPKSTMHVSQLDTTANAEPTPQSATIKEAGSVLDSTTFGHDLETVAKPGLAQESTTTGPESETTIEGIPKPELPTTAQTAPGLVLETTNEITTMPGSAVTGLNSETADKAVSAPDTTTLSPDLETKAETTTSPDSLVLGPDTDTTEAPSAPDSTMLGPKYTTVEPSAPASTIHVSQSDTTANAEPTPQSATIKEAGSVLDSTTFGHDLETVAKPGLAQESTTTGPESETTIEATPKTELLTIAQTAPGQELETTNEITPMPGSTVPGLNSETADEAVSAPDTPVLKPQETREEPAYESTIPGPATYAPAVLDSTIPFPDITTEAAPAPDPSKPGSDTEPIVEPVSGLSTVLSPFLTESVPKSSSQQNSKPSPGLELESTAGVAPASDSTISRSDPGMATNVALAPHSNKPGLPGVDTKSSAKVAPGSYSVLPHPLAELVLGSTVQHISEPSLELHTNVEKPLHEPQVINLPDTMHAAGPVPHPVVLPNILPPVEIEKRPQWRHRNCHRG, from the coding sequence ATGCTAGGGCCAAAGTATACAACCGTGGAACCATCTGCACCAGCATCAACAATACATATGTCGCAGTCAGATACAACAGCTAATGCAGAGCCTTCACCAGAGTCAGCAACAATAAAAGAAGCAGGATCTGTGTTAGACTTGACAACATTTGGGCATGATCTGGAAACAGTAGCAGAACCAGGACTAGCACCAGAATCAACCACAACTGGACCAGAATCAGAAACAACAATAGAAGCAACACCCAAGCCAGAGTTACTAACAATAGCTCAAACAGCACCTGGGCTGGAGTTGGAAACAACAAATGAGATAACACCTATGCCAGACTCAACAGTCCCTGGCCTGAATTCAGAAATGGCACATAAAGCAGTGTCTGCACCAGACACAACATCCCTGAGGCCAGATTTAGAAACCAAGGAAGAACCAGCAACTGCCCCAGACTCACAAGTGCCTGTGCtagagacacaaacaactgaAGCACCTTCTGCCCCAGATTCCACAATACCTGTGCCAGAGTCAGATACAAACAAAGAGCCATATTTCCCGGACTCAACTATTCCTGTGTCAGTGTCAGATATAACTGACACACCCTCTGCCCCAGGCTCCACTATGCCTGTACCAGAGTATACAACCACACAACCATCTGCACCAAAATCAACAATGCATGTGTCACAGTTAGATACAACGGCTAATGCAGAACCTACACCACAGTCTGCAACTATAAAAGAAGCAGGATCTGTGTTAGACTCTACAACATTTGGGCATGACCTGGAAACAGTAGCAAAACCAGGACTAGCACAAGAATCAACCACAACTGGACCAGAATCAGAAACAACAATAGAAGGAATACCCAAGCCAGAGTTACCAACAACAGCTCAAACAGCACCTGGGCTGGTTTTGGAAACAACAAATGAGATAACAACTATGCCAGGCTCAGCAGTGACTGGCCTGAATTCAGAAACGGCTGATAAAGCAGTGTCTGCACcagacacaacaacactgaGTCCAGATTTAGAAACCAAGGCAGAAACAACAACTTCCCCAGACTCACTAGTGCTTGGCCCAGACACAGATACAACTGAAGCACCATCTGCCCCAGATTCCACTATGCTAGGGCCAAAGTATACAACCGTGGAACCATCTGCACCAGCATCAACAATACATGTGTCGCAGTCAGATACAACGGCTAATGCAGAACCTACACCACAGTCTGCAACTATAAAAGAAGCAGGATCTGTGTTAGACTCGACAACATTTGGGCATGATCTGGAAACAGTAGCAAAACCAGGACTAGCACAAGAATCAACCACAACTGGACCAGAATCAGAAACAACAATAGAAGCAACACCCAAGACAGAGTTACTAACAATAGCTCAAACAGCACCTGGGCAGGAGTTGGAAACAACAAATGAGATAACACCTATGCCAGGCTCAACAGTGCCTGGCCTGAATTCAGAAACGGCAGATGAAGCAGTCTCTGCACCAGACACACCAGTACTTAAACCACAGGAAACACGGGAAGAACCAGCATATGAGTCAACAATACCTGGGCCAGCAACATATGCCCCTGCTGTATTAGACTCAACAATACCTTTTCCAGATATTACCACTGAGGCAGCACCTGCACCAGACCCTAGCAAGCCTGGGTCTGATACTGAACCAATAGTTGAGCCTGTGTCTGGGTTGTCTACTGTACTTTCACCATTTTTAACTGAATCTGTGCCAAAATCTTCATCTCAGCAAAATTCAAAGCCATCACCTGGACTTGAGTTAGAATCAACAGCTGGGGTAGCACCTGCATCAGACTCAACAATATCTAGGTCAGACCCTGGAATGGCTACTAATGTAGCACTTGCACCACATTCAAACAAGCCTGGTTTACCTGGGGTGGATACTAAATCATCAGCTAAAGTGGCACCTGGGTCCTATTCTGTTCTCCCACACCCTTTAGCTGAACTTGTGCTAGGATCAACAGTGCAACACATTTCAGAGCCATCACTTGAGTTGCACACAAATGTAGAAAAACCCCTCCATGAACCACAAGTGATAAATCTACCAGACACCATGCATGCTGCAGGGCCTGTGCCACATCCAGTTGTTCTACCTAATATCCTTCCTCCAGTAGAGATCGAGAAAAGACCACAATGGAGACATCGTAATTGTCATAGAGGGTAA
- the LOC131447880 gene encoding mucin-2-like, with amino-acid sequence MQQARGKIVLLQSDTFSIGTNNHDSFFFENDKLINVEVKIRNIKSHLCGNYIVLTNSAASAYYRIKKRAQKVNKQIYSFVDQHKKSSTNQGCIGVLSMDFPSAELIKNIIEIKPCNCVKGAKQESQKTAQVLPGKESQTTAEDSPVPEIDITEAPPTPDSIPESESTMPVLEYTTKEPSAPASTIHVPQSDTTANAEPSPESATMKAAGSVLDTTTLGHDLETVAEPGLAQESTTTGPESETTIEATPKPELLTIAQTAPGLEFETTNEITTMPGSTVPGLNSEMADKAVSAPDTTLLRPDLETQAEPATDPDSQVPVLETQTTEAPSAPDSTLPVPESDTNKAPYFLDSTIPVSASDITDTASAPGSTMPVPEYTTTQPSAPKSTMHVSQLDTTVNAEPTPQPATIKEGGSVLDSTTFGHDLETVAKPGLAQESTTTGPESETTIEAIPKPELPTTAQTAPGLVLETTNEITTMPGSTVTGLNSETADKAVSAPDTTTLSPDLETKAEPTTSPDSLVLGPDTDTTEAQTAPDSTMPGPKYTTEEPSAPATTIHVSQSDTTANAEPSPESATIKEAGSVLDSTTAGHDLETVAEPGLAQESTTTGTESETIIEATPKAELLTTAQTAPGQELETTNEITPMPGSTVPGLNSETADEAVSAPDTTSLRPDLETKEEPATAPDSQVPVLETHTTEAPSAPDSTIPVPERHYNCTRVYNHTTICTKINNACVTVRYNN; translated from the exons ATGCAACAGGCAAGGGGCAAGATTGTTCTTCTCCAGAGTGACACCTTCTCAATTGGAACAAATAACCatgattcttttttctttgaaaacgACAAGCTAATCAATGTGGAAGTCAAAATACGGAATATCAAGTCACATCTCTGTGGAAATTACATTGTGTTGACTAACAGTGCAGCATCAGCTTATTACAGAATCAAAAAAAGGGCTCAAAAAGTTAACAAGCAGATTTATAGCTTTGTGGACCAACATAAAAAGAGCTCCACAAACCAAGGTTGCATAGGAGTCTTAAGTATGGACTTCCCAAGTGCTGAacttattaaaaacataatagaaATCAAACCATGTAACTGTGTAAAAGGTGCAAAGCAAGAGTCACAAAAAACAGCTCAAGTATTGCCTGGGAAAGAATCACAAACAACTGCTGAAGACTCACCAGTGCCAGAGATAGATATAACTGAAGCACCACCTACCCCGGATTCAATACCTGAGTCAGAGTCCACTATGCCTGTGCTAGAGTATACAACCAAAGAACCATCTGCACCAGCATCAACAATACATGTGCCACAGTCAGATACAACAGCTAATGCAGAGCCTTCACCAGAGTCAGCAACAATGAAAGCAGCAGGATCTGTGTTAGACACAACAACACTCGGGCATGATCTGGAAACAGTAGCAGAACCAGGACTAGCACAAGAATCAACCACAACTGGACCAGAATCAGAAACAACAATAGAGGCAACACCCAAGCCAGAGTTACTAACAATAGCTCAAACAGCACCTGGGCTGGAGTTTGAAACAACAAATGAGATAACAACTATGCCAGGCTCAACAGTGCCTGGCCTGAATTCAGAAATGGCAGATAAAGCAGTGTCTGCACCAGACACAACATTACTGAGGCCAGATTTGGAAACACAGGCAGAACCAGCAACTGACCCAGACTCACAAGTGCCTGTGCtagagacacaaacaactgaAGCACCTTCTGCCCCAGATTCCACATTACCTGTACCAGAGTCAGATACAAACAAAGCACCATATTTCCTGGACTCAACTATTCCTGTGTCAGCGTCAGATATAACTGACACAGCTTCTGCCCCAGGCTCCACTATGCCTGTACCAGAGTATACAACCACACAACCATCTGCACCAAAATCAACAATGCATGTGTCACAGTTAGATACAACGGTTAATGCAGAACCTACACCACAGCCAGCAACTATAAAAGAAGGCGGATCTGTGTTAGACTCAACAACATTTGGGCATGATCTGGAAACAGTAGCAAAACCAGGACTAGCACAAGAATCAACCACAACTGGACCAGAATCAGAAACAACAATAGAAGCAATACCCAAGCCAGAGTTACCAACAACAGCTCAAACAGCACCTGGGCTGGTTTTGGAAACAACAAATGAGATAACAACTATGCCAGGCTCAACAGTGACTGGCCTGAATTCAGAAACGGCTGATAAAGCAGTGTCTGCACcagacacaacaacactgaGTCCAGATTTAGAAACCAAGGCAGAACCAACAACTTCCCCAGACTCACTAGTGCTTGGCCCAGACACAGATACAACTGAAGCACAGACCGCCCCAGATTCCACTATGCCAGGGCCAAAGTATACAACCGAGGAACCATCTgcaccagcaacaacaatacATGTGTCACAGTCAGATACAACAGCTAATGCAGAGCCTTCACCAGAGTCAGCAACAATAAAAGAAGCAGGATCTGTGTTAGACTCTACAACCGCTGGGCATGATCTGGAAACAGTAGCAGAACCAGGACTAGCACAAGAATCAACCACGACTGGAACAGAATCAGAAACAATAATAGAAGCAACACCCAAGGCAGAGTTACTAACAACAGCTCAAACAGCACCTGGACAGGAGTTGGAAACAACAAATGAGATAACACCTATGCCAGGCTCAACAGTCCCTGGCCTGAATTCAGAAACGGCAGATGAAGCAGTGTCTGCACCAGACACAACATCCCTGAGGCCAGATTTAGAAACCAAGGAAGAACCAGCAACTGCCCCAGACTCACAAGTGCCTGTGCTAGAGACACATACAACTGAAGCACCTTCTGCCCCAGATTCCACAATACCTGTACCAGA GCGCCACTATAACTGTACCAGAGTATACAACCACACAACCATCTGCACCAAAATCAACAATGCATGTGTCACAGTTAGATACAACAACTAA